Part of the Zea mays cultivar B73 chromosome 4, Zm-B73-REFERENCE-NAM-5.0, whole genome shotgun sequence genome is shown below.
ATTCGGAAAATGAAATATGTATCCGTGTAGCGTATCGACCCAGTATGCGTCGCTAAAAACCGTGATCCAAAATATCTACAATTTTCTTTATAAAAAAAGGAAACTGAAAATCTAAAAAAATATCCCTGAGATCATATCCAATCCCGCCTCCCCTCCTGCTTAGATTTTCTTCTCAGCGGCATTATCCCTTCACGCGCGCTCCTTATCCTCTTCTCCCACAGGCGCGCACAGATTTTCTTCATCCCGTGCCCAACCTTCATCTTCCAGCCGCCGCCCGACGAGCTCTTCTCCATCTCCCTCCGTGCCCCTGGCTCCTCTGCTGGACGCTGGACGCTGGACGTGCGATTGCTAGGGAGCGCTCCCTCCTCCCTTGTTTCCCTGGCGCATGGACTTCTCTTTTCCCCAGCTCCTTCTCCATGtccggcttcttctgctcggccTTTGCTCCTTCCTGCGCGTATCTCCCTGCACACGCACCGTCCTCGAGTTCCCTGCTGCGCGCTGAGCTTTCTGtcgcgccctggccccagcttccTCTCTATTTCCCAGCCGAAGCGCGTCCCTGGTCCCAGTGTGGAGCTCGCGAGCGCTTCCTTGGGCTCCTTTTGTCGCGGTCACCTTTGGTCCCTGTTACCCGCTAAACCACTGTCACGCCGGGTAATGCCCCGATGCGCTCGTCATCAGTCTTCGTCGTGCCACTGTTCCCTGATCCGCGCTACTCCCTGGTCGGTCTCACGCTCGCCTTTAGCGTCGTGGCCGCACCCAGGTTCTTTGGCCCCGTTCTAGCTGCAATGACCTCTCCTATGGGGCATCTCGTCGTCGTCTGGCCATCATCCTTGATGTCCATTCCACTCTCCAGTAAACCTATGGCGGTAGATGAGAGACCTCGGAAGTTGGTTAGATGAAGAAAAGAAAAGTAAAGTTCATACAGCGCCCGTCTGGTGTTCGGCAAAATGAGTGGACCAGTGCTCGTCGCGTGTTGGGAAGATCAGCACCGAGGTTCTTGCCGAATATTGCTTGATTGGTTTTGGGGAGAACGACGCACACATGGTGTTCAATGAATGGTTCAAACCGGATAGCCTCGTCGAAATCTCGGCTCCGAGTCAATTCGAACATGGTAAGCTACTCCATTTATTTCCAGTAAGTTTAAGGAATGGTTGGGTTGGATAAATATAGTAGTCGCGACGATTATCCCGCTTGTAGCTCAGGCATGTATTTATTTGACGCTTGTAGAAATACAGGGCTATAGGTAGCATGGTAATTATGTCCACGATTGCGAAGTCGTCGTGCTGCGTAGCTAAGTTTAGGTTTAACGATATATGTTATGCGAGAAGATTAAATCGGTAATTCGTATCCGATGGATGGTCTAATTAATAATGGGGAGGTTAGGTTTAGATATTTATTATGCGAGATAAAACTTAGGTTTAAAATGCTAGTTACGTAGGAGTACCGAGCGAGCGTGTCTGTCGAGTGTGTTCAAATTGGTTTTACTTATAAGTATGCCAAATTAATagcgtaaagaattgaattagtAATCCAAACGATTATCCGATAAGGCTGTTATCGTTCATTTTATATGATATTTTGGTAGTCAAACCTGAAATGTTTGATTAATTGTTGACATGTAAAATATGTGAGGTGTGAAATAAAATTAAAATAATTCTTCATGAGcgatgtagtataatttataaagcaAGGGATAAATTTAGCATTTAACTAATTAGCTAATGAGTTGTATTTAGGCTAATTATGTTTAATGTTTATGGTTTGTTGTTCGTGATATTTGCGTTAGGTTCGTTTAATTTAGAGAATCGTGattattgcgcttagtcgtaTGTCGATAGCTAGTGTTTTCATATAAAATGGTATGATGCTCCGTCACTAGGTGCTTAATTCGCTATCGCGCAGCACTATTTAGGCTTGTGATGTTCCtatctatatgcattcatgtgcataatgcattccatTCAGGTACATTAAATAATTGCGTGATGTGGAGGACGGCCCAAGTCGACCCCAGGAAAATGTGGAGATTGGACATCTCGGCAAGACGACGTCATCAGTCGGACCAACCTGAAGATGGACAGACGAAGCAAGTATCGGGGCAAAGGATGGTCGTCAAGTAATCGacgcctaacaaacactaacctagtgttatccaggcaagccctggtgcatgcaaccccttccttgtgtttttaaataatttttacacactttaagtctagcgaaatgtgcattaggtttataggagttgcttgaaaaccctttgatgcattgcctaccttgatatccatacctttatagatacttctgatgaagtatcaaaatataatttacaaaaatgcttattcctgcttagatcttgtggatagaggttgtcctttgcgttaatgcctagctcaggggttatcctgaggaaggatggcttctgcgtgcaagaatattttcattgggagcaatggtaggatcttactgcaaagttccctgtgatgctcttttcatcctaaggaacacaaacaatcctaaggatggaagtacttaaatcgggacttgggctaggaacaggtgatgttctacccaggttgattaaggattatactgaatgtaggcttgctgatcgaggaccttttaattggtcacatgcctcatcatgggtaagctttgcctcgggcagactaagaccagaataagataacacgcaatgggagtggagagatggcgagagtagcgtgtaccctctgtggcaagaggctggacggtggtgtatctgtgctcacggttggcgtgaacctgatctggtcttaagaaccccggtggcgagttgacatatgcaagggttaagtgctacatatgtcgtgtgattggagatcccagctgggtattaatcgatttggatcgccgttacttctcgaacatgaagacttggtctctGCCCTGCAATCTAAAGTCATGGATGTAATCATAATGAGCAAAAATTATGTTGGATTGATTAAtgtgatggtgaaattagactagatgcaaacaaggtctattaatacttaatctagcattaaaatgttgaaagtaaggactcactttagtaagctatttctgcaaaagtatctaagttgattcttgctaaagcctctccttaattcccaaatccagcatatccttgagagtcttttctttagtcgggtaatgttggagacttgttctcaaatgctaagagttaagaacaaggaaacatgaaaagtgttaaatgttaaagtccttcgtccttcgaagcattatctcccttcggatataatgaaccccggacgaaggttatgaaagacaagCCTTCATAAACACAATAAATGATGGagaaggattcatacacaagatatgaaaaataatataaacactttaaacattgttattaacttatttttatttgcgttactgtattaacaataacaaattataaatgtaccttccgctcgaaggaaagcaagggtacaagagtgacgcaaaagcaaatgccaagtccgcgtgaacagtacgggaatactgttcacctatttataggcacgggtcgtagcctatgcaaaattacatccaggccctttgcctatgacaacaactctatagtaatttatctgggtctagatagtcttttcctctttaagttggtttcctcttttctgccatcatgccgaagctcctttgcGCACAGCATCGGCTCTGCTTCATCCTTCATATTATttccgtgcttcttcatactgtgggctcttgttcgaagatccctgtccacacactatactccagaggcattgttaaatcatgtttttgaggaccttcggaagccgaaggcccccaacagtagcccctcgcaatattaatttattagaatgataaatttagattgcgacatggacgaaggccttaagccgaaggtccgaaaaacaccttccctttgctagaatagcaacagtcattgacaagtgggaccctcaagttttcaacgtactaggcgtataaataggagctcaccacgagttcatttcgcatgctttcttgccatctgctcttgcttactcaatttttagctcttgcgcaccaacacttgatcGATTggcttttttaaatttttaagcttcggttatgAGAGAAATTTCTCAGcactttcgaagatgtctgaagacaagaaagtcATCGCTtagtcgaagctgagcctttctgaagagaagaatcttggttttcttgaattaatggcaaagacaaatacagagaagattaccagggagattttggaaggtttgtctgaagatactggcgatagcgacagttatgatgtggaaagtggtggagaagactccgaagatcgaccctggtgaccaagccatacagtttttggaaaatcaactattaaacagagtcatcttgataatatgaggggaagatattttcgggacatgtctattgtaagggctgatgacggagagaggaccgtgcctactcccgaagagaatgaagttgtgatcttccgaagctttttcaaggATGGGCTTCGGCttccattaagcaaatttgtggttgaggttttgaaaatttatcaagtctacctacatcaaattactcccgaagcaatcataagaatgggaatctttgtctgggctgtgaggagccagggcttggagccaaatgcaaaaagcttttgtaatttacatgagctagtatatgagacaaaaccctggggtaaagagcaatatcataacaattttggctgttatagcttcggcgcccgctctgGGTTAAGTTGtcacgtgccaacttttcggaagagatggcccggggactggatgaaggaatggttctatgtaaaaaacgatttgaaggtacgagaagatattaaagatattgttatgcgtcctatttggcaacgcttcggcctccggaggccgaaggtggaaatggatgaagcagccgaagaatgccagagagccttcggcgtggtttgctctttcatcgggacttagttcaagagcacgtggcctacagggtatggccacttgtagaaaagtgggaaataccagaggaaaccatcagcaaacctaacgaaggtggactagttaaattaaaatacaccttcaaatatggagataagttcgtcgagccagatgatgactggctgaaaagtattgaggccataagcgatgaactgcttagatcatactcgaaggcagaagatactgcactatctgcggccttcggaggccggaagaagaaaagactcaaccgagtatttgatgccattgggtttgtctatcccgactaccgttatccaatacggggtcaaaaaagaaaggatacatcttctgcgaaggaagttgcttcagccgctcctagtgagccgacgccgaagaggaaaaagatgaagcttcttacacaccggccacgctatattgaaccggccacagtgcctgagtttgtcggtgagacctcttcggccaccgaagccaaggagccaacTCTCCTGTCGAATATTGAAGGGGCGGCCAAAATGCCGGCgatggaaaaaatagaagaaccgagggctgaagagacaaagatatcggaaattccaagtccttcagcaagaattgaggtgccaatgccgatgacaacccccaagaggaaaagaatggttaacgtgctagatgtactggaaacgataaaatcttcaagctctacttcgaagatagctgcCGAAGTTCCAAAGGCACAAACTGAGGTCGAAGCTGCCAAAAAtcaagcggaaactgaaactgggctttcagagtCTACCAAGAGagaattcttggaaattgaaaaagaaacgaaaaaagaatctgcagaagaaactttatctgagaaaattgccacacctattcccgaagcatcttctgaagcttctaACTATatattacgtcatgcttcgggtaaaagtctgagcgaaaaagaaaaaagagaagctcaattctatgcacaaaaattgaaatatccgaaaggggcgctgatattcaatggcagtggagaagaagacttcttgtattgtctccctgacagcaaggagatttctgtctgtcgggagatgagcaaaagcttcggattcccaacattagaagacgggctctcggtgttgtcaaagaacgagctggccgacagcttagcgtacaatagtttaaaggtgaaaaaatgagatctttgtattatttcttggaaccaaaatttttcatttgtttaaaCTTATTAACACACATTTTttccagggccttatacttagcaatgccctcagggcacaaaaagatgccgaagacgaagggtgtaccatagccttgagcaaccttcgttccgaagtaattgaactaaggaacgaaggtctcaaaaaagataaaatattatactcgttagtgaataaaataaaagaagacgaagctgctttcaaagctcaagctgaggctcagaagcgcgaaattgagaatcttcgaaaacagctagtcagagctaaagaagagtgcacacttgaagaaacaaaacgagaaattagtgaacaatgggccaatcatttagaaaaaaacgttgaagagcttcgtgcatccaagaaaaggtgttatgaaaaatctatagaatgtgttaagaaaataagaaccagcttcgccagcgttggcgcattctcaagtgaggaaaacttcataaggggtgaccccgaaggcccaattggatggatcagccacgaagctgaagcttttgaagaagttttgaatagtcgcggagacatatgtgcttttttgggtgccagggggattgccactattttggagaggaaaggctgtgaccatgtgaaattcatggcacaatccgaagccgccttatcttctgaagatataaaagacccctcggccgaagcgagtctggttggtggaaaatttttcaccgacatctgggacaatggtggctggTAGATGgaccaagaaattatacgaaaaagcaagaaaggtattcatgacgctagaaaagtagcagaggccgctgagaaaagtgcggatctcgaagggcaaataggtattgactagtagtttttggctctttgttgtaatttttttatttcgaacttgtttacactttgtaacacagccgcactttctcctccctcagagcctgccGAACCATCGGCGgtcccccacgcgaagggggacgacgaaattagaaaaatggccgaagctatcatggataaagttgttgatcaactattaaacgaagctgcagaagtagttctaagggaagattagatgttattgtaaaaatatttggaatgtaatatttgttgaacaacatgtgtaatattttgtaactttgaatgtaatataaagctatttatggttcagttttttacgatgcatgaaactttacgtacataccgtttttttagccttcggcgaaaaaacaccttcccttcttttcatgtttcgtaaataatatccgtattttcataaaaataTCCAATCgtcgtaaaatcagtaaccaatagatcttttcatttcggagtttgacgaaggtatgcttcttcgaTTATTAttcttgtgccttggcactgcttcttcgaaacaatcttcgaatatcaacattgaacccccttcttgcgtcatcgatgcaatatgatgtatgatgttatgctatgcaaatgatgtgatgatgtgatgttatgcaaaatgatatttgtcgaagatcgacatttatttttcactgtaagcctcacttaggagcttcttcgccttttacttcagtggaatcagcgtttatttttcgctgtaagcctcccttaggagcttcttcgccttttactttcagcggaatcagcgtttatttttcgctgtaagctctgcattcccttcggaacgacttttgaacagaaaacttacgttgcgctcccttaggaacgactttttgttatttcggagattctccttgtagccataaattcttatgcttcggcgactccgttattctgtgaagaaggtatatttttactctggcaaaaacgaagctattacaagaaattgaaaacgacaaaaagcacttaggctttcaataattgttccttattaaaaagaaaatgatactgaatgtaaaaactgctgccgaggtaggatatttgttagtaaatatgcttcgattctggcacagtactattgactgtgcgagcttcggactcttctctgaagtcccgttggagatgggtatgctgactcccttctggctgctggcctcgttgcattgttggtggaggtggaggttgttgccaagatgcctgaggttggcttgccgaagcaacagaagctgcagggtggttgcctacatactctggaatgtaaggcgaatggtacgaagcagtgtgcataacttgcttcggctggctctgttgggctgtagcttctgctatctccttttgtttctggatggtaacatggcacatcctggtggtatggcccttgtcctcaccacagaataggcaataaaccttcctgggctgatccccaaatcttcctttgaagcccctggcacctctgccccttggagctggaggccgaggatagctctgctgctgccccgaagcctgggaggaatattgcggcctctgctgctggcttcccctgtcatcactctgagtgttatgaatcgatctgacatgtctaggatgaattcttcctccgaagcccctggctatttcggagaatctgtaagcttcctcccttctctgtcgaaagtcattgtcagcgcagatgtattcatccatcttctgaagcagtttttccagtgtctgagggggcttcctagcaaagtattgggctgaaggtcccggccggagccccttaatcatggcctcaataacaatttcattgggcactgttggcgcttgtgccctcaggcgtaagaaccttcggacatacgcctgaagatattcttcgtgatcttgggtgcactggaacaaagcttgagtggtgactggcttcgtttgaaacccttgaaaactggtgatcagcatatccttcagcttctgccatgatgtgattgttcctggccgaagggaggagtaccaggtttgtgcaacattcttgacggccatgacgaaagacttcgccataacTGCAGTGTTGCCGCCagaggaagatattgttgcttcgtagctcatcagaaactgcttcggatcagtcatcctcgttgaaaaagccctcttgatgaagctctctgtgctgaggccttcggttctgctcatctcgagcaagatggcgaacttcttcagaggcttcgtctatctgcctttgcaggtcagctagcctagccatcttttccttcttcctttgcacctgctgatggagcatctcaatatttctgatctcttgatccaagtcgtcctcctgaggcgttggactggtggcttcctcttctggcttcgggcctcccgaagagagagggtctcctggttggggtccagcggctgcagagcggcagcccctgttgctgaagctttctttggcggcatgacgaaggtctatgtttgccgaaggtgttcgaaactcagaaagtggaagtgagttcaccggaggtgggcgccaatgttggagacttgttctcaaatgctaagagttaagaacaaggcaacatgaaaagtgttaaatgttaaagtccttcatccttcgaagcattatctcccttcggatataatgaatcccggacgaaggttatgaaagacaagCCTTCATAAACACAATAAATGATGGagaaggattcatacacaagatatgaaaaataatataaacactttaaacattgttattaacttatttttatttgtgttactgtattaacaataacaaattataaatgtaccttcggctcgaaggaaagcaagggtacaagagtgacgcaaaagcaaatgccaagtccgtgtgaacagtacgggaatattgttcacctatttataggcacgggtcgcagctcatgcaaaattacatccaggccctttgcctatgacaacaactctatagtaatttatctgggtctagatagtcttttcctctttaagtcggttttcttttttctgccatcatgccgaagctcccttgcgcacagcttcggctctgcttcATCCTTCGTATTATttccgtgcttcttcataccgtgggctcttgttcgaagatccctgtccacacactatactccagaggcattgttaaatcatgtttttgaggaccttcggaagccgaaggcccccaacaggtaagtcttgttgagtaattccatactcagggttttattccctgttgtttttcaggttatagttttgtgctgctgatgatggtgttaagtgccggtgggctcggccttcttataagtctaagttactcttctatacttcttattgaggatggtcacttgagctagcatatatttcaaaactacaaataatttataataattcaaagttatttctttgaatcacttttgtaatcactccgatcgtgtacattgtaaaacttgatgtaatatgtaaaatttGGTAAAAAGATTTTCGCTACAAaactgttggtgtgtgatttgtgtttacttaatcccgcggttctggttgtaagtggtttatccgaggtccttggggcactcggacagatcctgttaagttatatggtgcacatgcatagccgtttgaggtctttgagacaagggcaggtgcatgtgggtccGATAACTTAAGAGGTTCTGTCACATGAAATGTTCATTTGCTTATCCTTTCCATTAATCCAGTGTTTGGGGGtctaatggctcaagagggggtctagggtttgagcCACTTTTTCTAAGGTGAAGATGTATGAAAATCTTGGGTATTTCTTTTGTCATGATCATTCCTTAATCAATCCATGGTTTCTAAGGTTTTGGTGCACGCTTCTCCCCCACtgaaacacatgtgataatagaccacaagtgcatgtattgagccagggccttgggtaacacctggggtgttacaggttAGGCCAAAAAAAATACACTATAGGTCAATTTTGGATATCCAACGAATAACCCGTGGGTGGAAGGTAATCTCCTAATATGTGTTCGCCGACTTGGGTCGAATTCGAGTCTAACCTAGATCAAATCATGTATCCAGTATCCATATCCAGCTCTGTCGGGTTGAGTATTCGATGGATAACCAAATCCGCTGATCAAATTGCCATCCTTAGAATGAATCAATTGCAACTGTTTTTACACCATGAGTCCACAATATCCAACGAGTGGTTGTCAAACTCCGGATTGCCCTCTTTCCAACGAGTTGATATCAATCACTAGAGTAACAAGCATAAACGCACACTTGCTACACCCTATGCTATAATGAGGTCTCTAATTTCATGATTATCAAATTCAAACAGATAAAGGTTCTCTTTTAACTATTGCATGCACATTTACCTCCTGCATAAGGCATATTCAATGCACGTCCCCTCTGCTAGTTCAGGAACTAGCCGTTCCATGCTATTGACTCATTTGTACGATGCATGTCAAGTTTATTCCAGTTTTGGCAAGCGACATGCCAAGTTTATTCCAAACCAACAGCAAAAACACCGGACAGTCAGCAATTCAAACAAAATGGGACCTCAAGATACCATGGACTACCTAAGGAACCAAATGCAGATAGTGCAATGCTGAACCACCAACACGGATAGAACTTTCTTAGATCTTATAATATTTGGCAGGAAGACTTCAACCACAATGAAACATTCGCTACTGGTACAAAACTCAGAAGTACAAGAACACAGACAAAACAGCTTCCTCCGAACTCCAAAACTAAGAGCTTAGAAGACCATCTCATGGGGCTTGTCACCATCCCTGAGAGAGAACCGGGCGCCAAGATAGGTTTTCAGCTCCGGAACAGCCTCAATAGCCTTGATCAGAGCAGAATCCACAGCCTTCTGGTCATCCTTCTTGAAGTCAGGCAGTGACTTGGATGCCTGCAGATTCAACAGATATGAAGCAAGGGTCGACAAAATAATGGATCTTTTTTACTCAGACACCTACCTCCTTTTCTGTCTCAAAAAGTTCGCCCTCGGTCTTCTTCACCTTCTGCTTCTTCTCCCTGGCAAAGTACTTGTCATCAAACTTGGCGACATCAACACCAGAGATGTCAACTTTGGTTGATGTAGCAATGACATAGGTCTGGTTCACACGGCGGATCGGTACTCCATTGATCTTGAAAGGCCCTGAAAGATAACAGAAACGCAAACTAATGACAGGAAAAGAATATCAAGTAGAACAGGATAGGAAAAAATACAACTCTTTTGAATGCATGAAGAgagagccatgcagctagacaggCAGGAGGGTAAGGTTGTAACGGTGAACAGAAGCATTCTAACAACTTTAACTAAAAGTAAAGGGCAGACCCAGTGCCAGAGGCCCACATGAGTGGAGTTGAGGAAGGGATAAACAGAAGCAAGCCTTACCACTGCAAATGCACGGAGGCTGCTTTGAACCCGTGACCTATGATTTTAATAAGACAGCTCCCACCACTGCAACAGGCCTACCCTTGTAACTTCAACTAAAAGTAATTTTATAAATCCAAACAATAGTAGTCTTCATTTACAGTATTTAAACTATATAAGAAAGTTGTTTCCAGCAAGTCAAAGACATGAAAATGCAGATAGTCCAACAGTCTATTTTTTAACCATGTGACAGTGCCATCAAAGAACCAATGCTTAGGCATCACGTGTGTATGAGGGCGCAAATGCACTATAAGGTCAAGAGCTGTTGCGTATGATGCTACTATGAGCCTTGAGGGTAGGGCTCCAGCAAATAAAAAAACACAGAAATCATCATCCGTTTCTCTCTCAGCTCTCGCATTCTGGTGGCCGAGACTCTACCTTCCTCACAAATATTTATTTGCTGAAGCCAGGTCTTAGGTAAGGTTATAAACTTTCTGGGCCAAGACCCTTCTTTGGACCTCGTCTGCAATGTATAAGGACTGGTTTGGTGACAAGGGAATTGGAGGGGGAGGAAATCCCttgctattcaattttgaatagcatGAAATTTCCTCCCCTCCAATTCCCTTGTCACCAAAACCTGGATGCCCTTATATCACGCATGCAGGTCCCATAGTCCAGACTGAATTCGGATTCTTTAAAAACTCAACTATAATGTGCAGTTGCAAGACAATCACACGTCGTCACACCAGACTCTACAAATAATATAGTTCACAGATTGAGCCAACCAGCGCGTAAACATTTACATCTATCTTTCAACTCAAAACTTATGCTGTGATCAGAGGCAGCGAACCAAGCGTGGCTCACCAGAGATAAGGAGCAGGCCGGACTTGAGCTGCTTGAGAAACACCACTCTCTTCCCCATGAAGCGCCCTGCGAGGAGGATCAGCACCGTCCCAGGCGTGATGCTCGACCTGCACAAAAGAATGGCAAGTGGAATCAAATCTCCAAGCAAAATAAATACGAACACCACGCGGGCTGCGACTTGAAGGAATGGCTTGGGCACCTGAGCTTGGTAGGCTTAGGCTTGCGGGTGCTGGGAACGCGGGGCTTGACGTCGTCGGCAGGGTAGAACTTGGGttccacggcggcggcggccttgTCGGCCTTGG
Proteins encoded:
- the LOC100191612 gene encoding 60S ribosomal protein L6-like; this encodes MAPTSKLSTGIKRASRSHAYHRRGLWAIKAKNGGAFPKADKAAAAVEPKFYPADDVKPRVPSTRKPKPTKLRSSITPGTVLILLAGRFMGKRVVFLKQLKSGLLLISGPFKINGVPIRRVNQTYVIATSTKVDISGVDVAKFDDKYFAREKKQKVKKTEGELFETEKEASKSLPDFKKDDQKAVDSALIKAIEAVPELKTYLGARFSLRDGDKPHEMVF